A genome region from Syntrophorhabdaceae bacterium includes the following:
- a CDS encoding zinc ribbon domain-containing protein: protein MPIYEYRCEKCGNEFELIVFRNDEPECPACGDKAPTKKMSSFGFSAGSKFKSSGSGSGCGGCSSSNCSSCSS, encoded by the coding sequence ATGCCTATTTATGAATATAGATGTGAAAAATGCGGCAACGAATTCGAGCTCATCGTCTTCAGAAACGATGAGCCGGAATGTCCGGCGTGCGGCGATAAGGCGCCCACGAAAAAAATGTCGTCCTTCGGGTTCTCGGCGGGGAGCAAATTTAAATCATCGGGATCAGGCTCGGGATGTGGCGGCTGCTCCTCCTCCAATTGCTCGTCCTGTTCCTCGTGA
- the tilS gene encoding tRNA lysidine(34) synthetase TilS, whose amino-acid sequence MNLTTGIARIIQQERLIASGEKVLLGLSGGIDSTVLLHVLLEIKSALSFDIGIGHVNHLLRNEESLRDEEFVRSLAERFSLPFHVARVNVRQIAADSGKSLQHAGRDVRYRFFTETAMLHGYHKIGVAHTLDDQVETFILRIIKGTGMRGLSSIPIKRDNIIRPFLHTERSDIDAYRKAHDIPFVADSSNEKTVYERNFIRKRVIPQMGELNPAFRKKIFLLLGDLTAINATLEEQTETVVGTAVCGPEGDVSLPVDRLVKLDAETRFRVLAHLLGRLEPGFLPLREHMAQIEKVLRGQRPNLETALPHRIRVKKTYGTLILTKKTQSPPVGDTYSVFEKGITVCEALGVTFGSEEFSGGTGGIAFSPGPFSAYFDGESLGPLRVRTFREGDRFTPLGMRQRVKLKDFFMSRKIPREERRHIPLLLSEDRIIWVVGYRIDEHYKATRETRRIVHIFAEVGGSS is encoded by the coding sequence GTGAACCTCACCACCGGCATCGCCCGTATTATCCAACAGGAGAGGCTCATTGCCTCCGGCGAAAAGGTGCTTCTCGGCCTCTCGGGAGGAATCGACTCAACAGTACTCCTCCACGTACTCCTCGAGATCAAATCTGCCCTTTCCTTTGACATAGGCATTGGCCACGTAAACCACCTCCTGAGGAATGAGGAATCGCTGAGGGATGAGGAGTTCGTAAGGTCCCTGGCAGAGCGCTTTTCCCTCCCCTTTCATGTGGCCAGGGTGAATGTGAGGCAGATAGCGGCTGATTCCGGAAAGTCCTTGCAACATGCGGGCAGAGACGTGCGTTACCGGTTTTTCACAGAGACGGCAATGCTTCATGGCTATCATAAAATAGGTGTGGCCCACACGCTGGACGATCAGGTGGAGACCTTTATCCTGAGAATAATAAAAGGCACGGGCATGAGGGGGCTTTCCTCGATTCCTATAAAAAGAGACAACATCATCCGGCCTTTTCTCCACACGGAAAGGTCGGACATAGACGCCTACAGGAAAGCCCATGATATACCCTTTGTGGCCGATTCATCGAATGAAAAAACTGTGTACGAAAGGAATTTCATCAGGAAACGGGTCATTCCGCAGATGGGAGAATTGAACCCTGCCTTCAGAAAAAAGATATTCCTTCTTCTCGGGGACCTCACCGCGATAAACGCGACCCTGGAGGAACAGACAGAGACGGTCGTGGGAACGGCGGTGTGTGGACCGGAAGGGGACGTTTCCCTGCCCGTGGACAGGCTCGTCAAGCTCGACGCCGAGACCAGGTTCAGGGTCCTGGCTCATCTCCTCGGACGTCTCGAGCCGGGCTTTCTCCCTCTGAGGGAGCATATGGCTCAGATCGAGAAGGTCCTCCGGGGGCAAAGACCCAATCTTGAAACCGCGCTGCCCCACCGGATAAGGGTGAAGAAAACCTATGGAACCCTCATTCTCACGAAGAAGACCCAATCACCCCCTGTGGGAGATACATATTCGGTCTTCGAAAAAGGGATTACCGTCTGCGAGGCCCTGGGTGTGACCTTTGGGTCGGAAGAATTTTCCGGGGGCACGGGGGGTATCGCCTTTTCTCCCGGTCCTTTTTCAGCCTATTTTGACGGGGAGAGCCTGGGGCCCCTCAGGGTGAGGACGTTTCGAGAGGGGGACAGGTTCACGCCCCTTGGTATGAGGCAGAGGGTGAAGCTTAAGGATTTCTTCATGTCCCGCAAGATTCCCAGAGAAGAAAGGAGGCATATCCCTCTTCTCCTCTCGGAGGACCGCATCATCTGGGTCGTCGGCTACCGGATAGACGAGCATTATAAGGCGACAAGGGAAACACGTCGCATCGTGCACATCTTCGCCGAGGTTGGCGGCTCTTCATGA